The Comamonas piscis region AACCATTACGCCGGTGAATGCGGCTGCGTGTGTGGTTCAGTTCAGTGATGGCGTTACGACTGGCGGGAGTGTTGATAGCGTCGTAAGTTCCTACTCAATCAGCGGCAGCACGTTAACAATTAATCGCAGTAACGGTAACGCTGGAACGCGCGATTTCCGGTGGAGCATCGTTGAATACAACACCAATCTGGGCTGATATGAATTACACATACGCTGAAATTGACGGGGCTGGCATGTGCTTCGCTGTATCAAACTTGGCTTCCGAAGTCGTGGATGCGAAACTGATTCCGATTGCAGCCGGAGCGATGCCTATTGGTCAACGATGGACTGGCAGCAAGTGGGTGGCGCCAGTGGCACAGGCCGACCAAAGCCCGGGGATCGTGGTGGAGAACATCACCGCCGATGCCGCTAGCAACGCCCAGACTGTCATCGCTGACACCTTCGCCGAGGTGCGCACTGTGGTGGGCACCGTGCTGACCATATCGGTGCGCATGGAGGTGGGAGGCCAGCTCTACCCGGTAAACGAGGCATTTGATATGCCCATCACCAGCGTGGATGGCCGCGTCTACCCTAAGCGGGTGCTATTTGAAGCGGGCCGCGCCACGTTCACCATCACCATGACCGAGCCCCGGATCTGGAACGTCACTGCGGAAATGATCAACAGCAGCCTGCCCCCTGAAAAGCACATGCGCTTTGCCGGCCTGCGCGTGGTGGCTGCCGAGATCTAGCCCCGCTCCCCAACCCACACACAACCCGCCCAGGCGGGTTTTTTTGTGCCTGGCGCAGCCACAGCGCCCGCTGCTGGAGTTTCACGCGCGCGCGGCAGACACTGACGGCTACAGAGAAATCAAGCGCGCCCATGCACCGGATTGCGCACCCATTCACCCTTTGGAGTATCCGAATATGGCAACAGGAAACCTGGCCAATTACCACCACGGCGTGCGCGTTGTAGAAGTCTCGGGCGGCACCGCTGAGCTGCGCATTCCATCGACCGCGGTCATTGGCCTGGTGGCCACCGGCCCCGATGCAGACGCGGCAGCTTTCCCCCTGGATAAGCCCGTGCTGTTCAGCAGCATCAGCAAAGCCCAGGCAGCAGCCGGCAGCGAAGGCACGCTGCCTCAGGCGCTGGCCATCATCGCCGACCAAGTGCGGCCCATCATCATCGTGGTGCGCGTGGCCGAAGGCGTGGGCGAAACCGACGAAGAGAAAATGGCCGACCAGATCAGCAAGGTGGTGGGCGAATACATCGGCGGCAAACGCACCGGCATTCAGGCGCTGCTTGATGCCCAATCCCAGCTCAAGGTCAAACCGCGCATCCTGGGCGCCCCTGGCCTGGACGCTAAACCCGTTGCCGAAGCGCTGACCGCAGCAGCTGAAAAGCTGCGCGCCATGGCCTATGTATATTGCGATGGCTGCGAGGATGTGAGCGAGGCCATTGCCTACGCGGAGGGCTTCGGCAAGCGCGAAACCATGGCCATCTGGCCCAACGTGATGCGCTGGGACTCGACTGCCAAGGCCAACGTGGTGGTGCCCGCTGTGGCGTTCGCCATGGGCGCCCGCGCCAAGATCGACACCGAGCAAGGCTGGCACAAAACCATCTCCAATGTGCCGCTCAACGGCATCACTGGCCTGGAGCATGCCGTCTTCTTTGACCTGCAAAGCACGGCCACCGATACCGATCTGCTCAACGAAGGCAAGGTAACCACCTGGATTGCGCAGGATGGCTACCGCCTGTGGGGCAGCCGCACCTGCTCGATTGAAACCGAGTTCACCTTTGAAAGCGCTGTGCGCACTGCGCATGTGCTGGCCGACACCATGGCCGAGGGCCACTTCTGGGCGGTGGACAAGCCCATGCATCCCAGCCTGGCTAAAGACATTCTGGAAGGCATCAACAGCCGCCTGCGCAGCCTCAGGAACCTGGGCTACATCCTGGGCGGATCGGCGTGGCTCGATACCGAGGTGAACACCACCGAGACCTTGAAGGTGGGCAAGCTCACCATCGACTACGACTACACGCCTATTCCGCCGCTGGAGGATCTGGGATTTATCCAGCGCATCAGCGACAAATATTGGGGCGACTTTGCCCAGCGCGTGGCCTCAGGCCTGTAAGCGCACCAACCACGCCACAACGCCACCACGCATAAGGACGCAACACCATGGCATTGCCCAGAAAACTCAAAAATTACGCTGTATTCAAAGACGGTATCAGCTACATGGGCGAGGTGCCCGAGCTCAATCTGCCAGTACTCACCCGCAAGATGGATGACTACCAGGCCGGGGGCATGGGTGGCCCGGTAAAGCAAGACTTCGGCATGGAAGCCATGTCGATGGAATACAAGATGGGCGGCTGGGCCGATGGCAGCCACAGCGGCTTTGGATCGGGCCGCCATGACGGCACCATGCTGCGCTTTGCTGGTGCGCTCGACAGCGAAGACACCGGCCAGGTAGATGTTGTCGAAGTCGTGGCGCGCGGCCGCATCAGCGAGATTGACAAGGGATCCGCCAAGGTAGGCGAGGCCACCGAACACACCTACAAGATGGAGCTGAGCTACTACAAGGAAGTGCTCAACGGCCAGGTCATTGTCGAGATCGACTTTGTCAACATGATCGAAAACATTGACGGCGTGGACAACATGGCCGCCGTGCGCGCGGCTCTGACCGCGTAAGCCCGCAACCCTACGCAGCTTTGCCAAGCTGCTGGGCGTGTCTCGTTACGGGGCCGCCCAGTTTCAACAGCGGGCCGCGCATCAAACCGTGCGCCCGCTGTCTTTTTGATTACCCGGAGAAGAACATGCAAACAGCTGAGCAAACCAAGCAAACCACTGCAGCCCACACCCGTAAATCGGCATCTGTCACGCTGGTGCAGCCTGTCGTGCGTGCCGGTCAGACCATTGGCCAGGTGCAGATCCTCAAGCCCAGCGTGGGGGACCTGCGCGGCCTGCTGCTGGTTGAGGTCTTGAACATGAAAGTAGATGCGCTGGCCAAGCTGCTGCCGCGTGTCACCGTACCCAATTTGATGGAGGCGGAAATCTTCCAAATGGACACCGTTGATCTGGTGTCGATGGCTACGGAGGCCGCCATTTTTTTGACTGGTGCAACGGTGCCGACCGAGTCGGAATAAAGACCGTTGAAGACATGATGGCCGACATGGCCGAAATGTGGCATTGGCAGCCATCGGACATGTGGCCGATGGAGGCGGGAGAGCTGAGCGAGTGGCGCAATCGAGCAATCAAGCGCTACAACGAAAAGCAGGAAGCCAAGGCCAAGGCCGGTAAACGATGAAAAGAGGGGCAGCATGGTCAACAAACTGCGCTTAGAGGTATTGCTGCAGGCTGTGGACAAGGTGAGCGGACCGCTCAAACGTGTGATGGCGGGTAGCGCTGCCACCTCCAACAAGATCAAGCAACTGCACAGCGACTTCAAGGCCATGGAGTCGCAGCACGGGCTTATCAACAATTTCCGCAACAGCGTTAAGGCATCCGCTGGCCTGCGTGCCGAGCTGGCCAGCCAGCAGGCCAAGGTCAAGGCCATGAGCTTGGCGCATGATGCGGCGGGCAACGTCACTGCCGGCATGGCGCGGAAGTTTGAGAAGGCCAAGGCCGAAGCTGCAGCGCTGAAAAGCCGCCTGCAGGATCAAACCCAGACCACCCAGCGTCTGCGCGAAAAAATGGCGCAGGCCGGCTTGGCCACATCAGGCCTGGCCGAGCAGGAGCGCAATCTGCGCGCGCGCATGGAGGCCTCGACAGCAGCCATTACCAAACAACGCGAGCGGCTAAAGAGCCTGGCCGAAGCGCAGCGCAAAGCCTCTGCCATGGCCGCCAAAGGCGCCACGATGGCGGCCGCAGGTGGCGCCGCGATGTATGGCGGCAAGAAGGTGATGGACATGGGCCTTAAGCCCGTGGGCGCCTTCATGCAGCACGAAGACGCGATGCTGGGCATTGCGCGACAGGTGCAAGGGGCGCGCGACGAGGCGGGCAATCTGACCGAGGTTTACCGCAAGGCCGAAGCGCAGGTGCGCGACCTTTCCACCAGGCTGCCGCAGACCACCGTGCAGATTGCGGAAATGATGACGGCCGCCGCGCGCATGGAGGTGCCCACCGATGAGCTGGGCAACTTTGTGCAGCTGGCCAGTGAAATGGCTACTGCGTTTGATGCGGTGCCAGATGAGATCGCAGAGAAAATGGGGAAGGTCGCCAAGAACTTCAACATTCCCATACAGGATATTCGAGGACTGGCCGATTCCATTAACTACCTGGATGACAACGCGATCAGCAAGGGCGCGGACATTATCGGGGTACTGAACCGCACTGGTGGCGTGGCGGCCACGGTGAAAATCTCGGGGCAGAATCTCGCGGCCTTCGCCAGCACGCTTTTGACTCTGGGGGAGCGAGAAGAGACAGCCGGCACGGCTATCAACGCCATTTTCACCAAGTTTGCTGCAGCTACTAAAGGCACAAAGAAGTTTCAATCTGCGGTGAAAGAGATAGGGCTTTCATCGAAGCAAATTCAGAAGGGTATGGCCACTGATGCAGCGGCCACCATGCTAAAAGTCTCCGAGGCCATTGCCAAGCTTCCAAAGAAGGATCAGCTCGGGGTTATGGTGGAGCTTGTCGGCATGGAGCATAGCGATACCCTGGCCAAACTGGTGGGCAAGCCGGAAGAGTTGAAGCGGCAGATGGAACTGGCAAACGGGCCAGCGGGTAAAGACAGCATGGCTAAAGAGGCTGCAGCGCGCAATGACACGCTCTCGGCCAAAACCATGATGGAGCAAAACCGCCTGTTCAACAGCATGGCGGTGGCAGGCGAGCAACTCAAGGCGCCGTTGCTGGAGATCTACAAGACACTCAATCCGCTGCTGGAGAAGTTCACCGCCTGGATGCAGGCCAATCCCGCAATCGTGGGGGGGCTCTTGAAGCTGGTGGTGGGCGCGGGCCTTTTGATGGGGGCAGTGGGCGCGCTGCTGATTCCGCTGGGACTAATGCTCGCAAAAGGTGCATTGCTGCGATTCATGCTTGCGCGCTTGGGGCTGTCCTTTGCCAACATTGGTACAGCGTTGCGCTTGGTGGGCAGTGCCTTTACTTTTGGTGGTCAGTGGCTGGGGGCCTTTGGTGCTCGCGTTGCACTTTACATTCCAGCAATCCTGAGGTTTGGCGCAGTCTTCTTGCGACTCTTGGGGCCCATCGGACTACTGATTACCGCTGGCACCATGCTCTACAGCCGGTGGGACGATGTGGTGGGCGGCGCAAAGCTGCTTTGGCAAGACCTGACCTCTGCCATTGGCAGCGGCCTGCAGGCTGTCATGGGCCTGACCAGCCAGTTTTTCAACGCCGGCGCCAACATCATTCAGGGCTTGGTCAGTGGCATCACCAGCCGCATTGCGGCCGTGCGCGATGCCGTGGGCGAAGTGGCCAGCAGCAGCATTGGCTGGTTCAAAGAAAAGCTGGGGATACACAGCCCGAGCCGCGTTTTTGCTGAGCTGGGCGGATACGTGGGCGAAGGGGCCGCGCAGGGCATTACTGGCAGCTCTAGCCTGGTGCGCAATGCTGCGCTGGGAATGGCGGCGGCCACCTTGGTACCCATGGGTGCCATGGCGCTGCCAATGGGCGGCATGCTTCCTATGCCAGACATGGCCAGCATGGCGGCAGCGGCCCCTGCTGGTGGCGCAGCTGGTGGCGGCGGTGCCAGTAGCTATGTCATCAACATCACCGTGCAAGGCAACGCCAAGGGCGACGAGATTGGCGCCGCTGTGCGGGCCGAGATTGAGCGCATCGAGCGACAAAAGGCCGCCCGCCGTGGCAGCAGCCTGACGGACATTGACTAGGAGTAGCGCAGCATGATGGCAGCCCTCGGGCAATTTGTATTTGGCCTCTCGACCCTGGCCTACAACGATCTGCAACGCAGCCAGGAATGGCGTCACCCCAGCAGCAGCCGGGTGGGCGACCGCCCGGCGCGCCAGTATGTCGGACCGGGGGATGACAAGATCACATTGACCGGCCTGCAGGTGCCGGAGTTCATGGGCGACCGCAAGGCCCTTGACCGTCTGGCAGAAATGGCAGATGCAGGCAAGGCCTACAACCTCTGCACCGGAACCGGTGAGGCGCTGGGCGCCTGGGTGATTGAAAGCCTGAACACGACGCGCAGCGTTTTCATCCGAGAAGGCGCGGCGCGTAAGGTGGAGTTCACGCTGTCCCTGGCCCGCGTGGATGCGCAGCAGGTTGACCCAAGTGGAGGATTGGACACCGGGCCGGATGGCGGCGCTGGTGATGATGATTGGTACGACAGCGACCCGTGGGATTGGTGGCTGGGCGATGATGATGACGACGATAAATGGTGATAGTCAATGGCTGAGACAACCCAACAACCCGAGGCCCTGGACGCCGGCAGCGAATACCGCCAGCCCACCTACATGCTGACCATCAACGGCAAAGACATAGGCCCAAAAATCAATGGCCGGTTGATCCGCATTGCGCTAACAGAGAGTCGCGGCGAGGAAGCTGACCAGCTCGATGTGGAGCTGAGCGACCATGACGGAAAGCTGGCCATCCCACCAAAGGGCGCCACCGTAGCCTTGCGCTGGGGATGGGTGGGCAACAGCCTGGTGGACAAAGGCGAATTTACCGTGGACGAAATCAGCCACAACGGCACTCCCGATGTGCTGAATATCCGCGCCCGCAGTGCCAACCTGGGCAAAGGCCTGCGCAGCCGCACCAGCAGCAGCTGGCACGACACCACCCTGGGCCAGATCGTGAAAGATGTAGCCAAGGCCAACGGCCTGGAAGCCAAGGTGGGGGCAAGCCTGGCCAGCAAGCGCGTGCAGCACATTGACCAGACCAACGAAAGCCCGGTGCATTTTCTGACCCGCATTGGCCGGCAGCATGATGCTGTGGCTACGGTCAAAAAAGGCGTTCTGCTGTTCCTGCCAATCAACGGTGCGGCCACCGCCAGCGGCAAGGCTATGCCGGCCGTCGTGCTGACGCGCCGCGCCGGCGACCAGCACA contains the following coding sequences:
- a CDS encoding phage tail assembly protein, with product MQTAEQTKQTTAAHTRKSASVTLVQPVVRAGQTIGQVQILKPSVGDLRGLLLVEVLNMKVDALAKLLPRVTVPNLMEAEIFQMDTVDLVSMATEAAIFLTGATVPTESE
- a CDS encoding phage tail sheath protein, with the translated sequence MANYHHGVRVVEVSGGTAELRIPSTAVIGLVATGPDADAAAFPLDKPVLFSSISKAQAAAGSEGTLPQALAIIADQVRPIIIVVRVAEGVGETDEEKMADQISKVVGEYIGGKRTGIQALLDAQSQLKVKPRILGAPGLDAKPVAEALTAAAEKLRAMAYVYCDGCEDVSEAIAYAEGFGKRETMAIWPNVMRWDSTAKANVVVPAVAFAMGARAKIDTEQGWHKTISNVPLNGITGLEHAVFFDLQSTATDTDLLNEGKVTTWIAQDGYRLWGSRTCSIETEFTFESAVRTAHVLADTMAEGHFWAVDKPMHPSLAKDILEGINSRLRSLRNLGYILGGSAWLDTEVNTTETLKVGKLTIDYDYTPIPPLEDLGFIQRISDKYWGDFAQRVASGL
- a CDS encoding contractile injection system protein, VgrG/Pvc8 family codes for the protein MAETTQQPEALDAGSEYRQPTYMLTINGKDIGPKINGRLIRIALTESRGEEADQLDVELSDHDGKLAIPPKGATVALRWGWVGNSLVDKGEFTVDEISHNGTPDVLNIRARSANLGKGLRSRTSSSWHDTTLGQIVKDVAKANGLEAKVGASLASKRVQHIDQTNESPVHFLTRIGRQHDAVATVKKGVLLFLPINGAATASGKAMPAVVLTRRAGDQHSYNSSERDSYSGVRAYWGDTNKSQRRASIAGTETNLKTLKDTYATEDDALAAAQAEMGRIVRGKATLQISLAIGQPALAVQTPVKVSGFKPEVDGEDWLIKTVTSELTGDGGFTTKLEMERNGEDDAPTKTDDADEDDDE
- a CDS encoding phage tail protein, with the translated sequence MMAALGQFVFGLSTLAYNDLQRSQEWRHPSSSRVGDRPARQYVGPGDDKITLTGLQVPEFMGDRKALDRLAEMADAGKAYNLCTGTGEALGAWVIESLNTTRSVFIREGAARKVEFTLSLARVDAQQVDPSGGLDTGPDGGAGDDDWYDSDPWDWWLGDDDDDDKW
- a CDS encoding GpE family phage tail protein, whose protein sequence is MADMAEMWHWQPSDMWPMEAGELSEWRNRAIKRYNEKQEAKAKAGKR
- a CDS encoding phage major tail tube protein → MALPRKLKNYAVFKDGISYMGEVPELNLPVLTRKMDDYQAGGMGGPVKQDFGMEAMSMEYKMGGWADGSHSGFGSGRHDGTMLRFAGALDSEDTGQVDVVEVVARGRISEIDKGSAKVGEATEHTYKMELSYYKEVLNGQVIVEIDFVNMIENIDGVDNMAAVRAALTA
- a CDS encoding phage tail tape measure protein, whose product is MVNKLRLEVLLQAVDKVSGPLKRVMAGSAATSNKIKQLHSDFKAMESQHGLINNFRNSVKASAGLRAELASQQAKVKAMSLAHDAAGNVTAGMARKFEKAKAEAAALKSRLQDQTQTTQRLREKMAQAGLATSGLAEQERNLRARMEASTAAITKQRERLKSLAEAQRKASAMAAKGATMAAAGGAAMYGGKKVMDMGLKPVGAFMQHEDAMLGIARQVQGARDEAGNLTEVYRKAEAQVRDLSTRLPQTTVQIAEMMTAAARMEVPTDELGNFVQLASEMATAFDAVPDEIAEKMGKVAKNFNIPIQDIRGLADSINYLDDNAISKGADIIGVLNRTGGVAATVKISGQNLAAFASTLLTLGEREETAGTAINAIFTKFAAATKGTKKFQSAVKEIGLSSKQIQKGMATDAAATMLKVSEAIAKLPKKDQLGVMVELVGMEHSDTLAKLVGKPEELKRQMELANGPAGKDSMAKEAAARNDTLSAKTMMEQNRLFNSMAVAGEQLKAPLLEIYKTLNPLLEKFTAWMQANPAIVGGLLKLVVGAGLLMGAVGALLIPLGLMLAKGALLRFMLARLGLSFANIGTALRLVGSAFTFGGQWLGAFGARVALYIPAILRFGAVFLRLLGPIGLLITAGTMLYSRWDDVVGGAKLLWQDLTSAIGSGLQAVMGLTSQFFNAGANIIQGLVSGITSRIAAVRDAVGEVASSSIGWFKEKLGIHSPSRVFAELGGYVGEGAAQGITGSSSLVRNAALGMAAATLVPMGAMALPMGGMLPMPDMASMAAAAPAGGAAGGGGASSYVINITVQGNAKGDEIGAAVRAEIERIERQKAARRGSSLTDID